TACACATAATAGTTACCTAAATGTCAGTTTCATTATACTTTCATTAACAACTCATAACTCATCTCCAACTCAGATATATTCACAAAACCTCAACAATTATaaccattcaaatcaaaatactaaaattcaGATAATTTAGAGGCTTACCCATAACACCAGCATCCTCTGATTAATACTTCACCACTTACTTCAATTGCTACCCTAGGATTAACGTTCTGGACCTGAAGTTCATCACCTTCACCAGTTTCATCAATTGAAACTCAATTCCCCCTGTAACTCCACTTTAATCCACATAACCGCCAAATACCCAAGTCTAATCATCCTCTAGGATCACcaatttcatcttcaaattcTTCTTTGAATTTTCTTCTATAAACCATAACTTCTTTGATTCATCGTTACAAAAGCTTCACTTCATCGATTTAACAACAACCCATCTCTTCTTCATCCCTCAACGTCTCGATTCACTTCTCAATCTTCTATCAAAAACCTAATTCAGATCATAATCGTATTTTCTTCCTCTCTAAAACCAAATCAACCTATAGATCCATCACTTCATCTTTGATTTATCAAGTAACAGACTTTCTATGACTTAATCACGAAACTTCAACTTAATTCTTTGGAATAACAAGTTgatagagaaaaagaaagaaatagcagagaaagaagaacgaagaagaagaagaagaagaataagaaagagaaagaataagAAATAATACAGTATTTATCTTCTCAATTGAGATAAGGATGAACAGAACGCTAAAGGAACCCGAGAAATGGGCAAGGGGAAGCCAGGCGGTTAAAATTAAAATGACGATTCTGCCCTTCATAATAATCTTATGCTATCTTCTTTGTCCGGTGTCCGAATGACACATTcaagtagtccattctgcgtaaatttcgagatctattcaacggTACTAGCTTCGTATCTAGATCGTCGTTATATTtatttctaataattaacgttcgagttatactaatcgagtaattaacggctaagacgtctcttgactagtgtAATAACGTTGATGAGCTCGAGGGTCTTTACATGAACAACACATTAGATATatcaaaataatatgtaaagaatTTAATCAAAAATACTCTACCGAAATAACTTGACGACGACAAAATCaaaggttcaacaagttgtccttaacacattagttcgcgggtatactcgagaTGAATACTGCTATACCCCTCACATCGAAGATGTGTCCATGATAAGACTGGCCGATATAAATTGAGTTAGCACaaacaagttacccactctttaAGTTAGAAACAGGGATCGGAAGTGAACACACCGTGCAAAACAATGAAAGAAgataataaaaagaagatgcGAACGCAGTCGCTTCTGTTGTAAATTGaatagagattttcgagttgtatttataagagaATTAACTCAAAAATCAAGCTAGGTTTATGTTTTTCTtctaaaacgagttttgtttcttgtaaaacaattaaaacacGAAAagagaatttttccataaataaaactcttaaataaattatttatcgaattaatttcctaaagaaaacttttGCAAAAATAATTTCGAATAAAAACAAGACTTAGTGCATGGTTTGGGCCATGTATCTTTTGTTCCACCCGCTCTCATTTGTCAATATATTCATAAGAGTATAGTTATATAATAGAGCTCCTCTAGGAAtaattctcaaaatatgtgtatTTTACCATTAAACATGAGTTACCAAACGTTTAAACAACATTTattgggtttaaaaaaaaatgaaaatgtatGCAATATTAAACTTATTAATTTTTACTGTTATTACAACATTATATTATTGTTAAAATAGAATATTTTGCTACAACactttttcatatatatatatatatatatacaaatattatgTTTAAACAAAAAATCGaactaaaattaagtaattatttatTTGCTCTTATCTTTATTATcgataaatcaaaacaaaattttatttgaaACAAACTCTTAAGAATAAAATTCTAAGGTTTATTTGATACAAACTCTTAAGAATAAAATTATAGGGtacagtaatgtcatgactccAGGTTCAAAGGAGTTTGTTTTTAAACGGACATGATTTGCAATTCAAAAAGAACTTGGggcgcaacttgttgctcgctTACCTGCTTCATCAATGTAATTGGTATCACTTGGTTgtttaattagttttattttcggTACAGAAGATTGATTATATTTAAGTTAAAATAAAATaggaataaaaaagataaattaagCATTAAGATTAGGTGGGACCAAAATTCgtacttttgtagcttttaaaagctactcctACCCagatttcaaaaagaaaattttgaaagcAAAAATTTTTCACGGACCGCGCAAACTGACAGTGAAAAAACCACCACTCACATATTTTTTCTCTGCTAGGTCCCATGACATTTAGCAAAGGACCAACTTCTCCCAATTATCATCCTCCTTTATTCGGGTATATTGTTTTAGGGtgggtttttatgttgtctgtgTATTACTACTATTTTGGAAGTGCTTTGGATTAAAAACATTTTGAAAATCTTTTTCCAAACACCAATGTCAAAAATTGTTATCATACACATGTTTTGAAGGTACTTCCTATAAAAGGAAACACATTACCTAACCAGCCATATTTAATTAACAACTAAAcgattaattataataaaacttcGAAATATTAATCCTCGATAAATTAATTACTTtgattaaataataaaaaaatttggtccCAAATATTCTTGTGTAAGCTAAATCTTCACTCGATAGATTAATAACctcgttaaaataataatattttatggTCCCAAGACTATTAATTTGTAGAAAATGGTTGACCCATTAAGAAAAATGGTTGACCAAGGGTTTGAAATTATTTGAAattgttatttttttcttctaatgtaGGACTCAAGTTAtccaagagcttctccaatggaatgtgtgcgAAGAAAAAAGTCTTCATCCACATAGGTACACAAccatttttataaaaaatcatcTTCAACCCATTGATGTGAAGGTGATGTGGCGAAAAAAAGCTAGACATTTACTAGAGGATTTCTTCCCATCCTAATCATACTTTTATTAATAAAGTATCATTCAAAAcaaaaattgatttaattttaaccaattatatacCTACAAACAAGTAAAAAAAGGATACAACACTTTGTGGAttggagataaaatttattttCTCCTAATATTAAGGATTTTATACCTAACGGATGTTTTAAAAGTGATGCCATATAGGAAACATCCACATTCactattggagaagctctaatggTAGATCTGAAGTTAGCCAAACAAGCACCATGTTTTTTTGCATCTGAATCGTGGTCTTGATCTGAGTCAACTCCGGACTCGTCGCGAGTAAGTTGTCCGAccgtttgtttttaattttgagtCAAATCTGGCTCAATCACTGACTCAGACCTAATCACTGACTCAGACCCATTTCAATCCAGTAGCAAAATACCCCAGACTGATTGGACCAAGCTAACGACTCAAATATTTTTTAGACAGTTGAGTCAGGTCTGACTCATAAAATaaacataatgagactgatcaGACTCACTAAGGTTATTTCAGATCCAGATGAATCAGACCCAGACAAGTCAGCCATAAACAAACAAGATGAAAGTCAGAAGTACGCAAtttaaaagatgattaaaagattgCATCCTTAGGTGCTCTCAAGTCTCAACTACTGAGTTTAAACTCTCAAGCAAGAAAAAAGTGATCACACACATTAGCTACTTAGCTTCAAGGCCATAATGCTGGAACCAACTATTCAAGGACAGGAACATACAGGAAGTTACTACCTGGATCCGTAAATTAACGTTTACTCTCATTTTTATTGGGGTTTGGACATTCTAGTCCTGTCATGTCAAGCCTAGTACTAGGAGGTCCAAATTCACATAATTTGAAACGAGTTGATCCTTTTATCGACGATTCAATCCAAATCTGATTTTTTTAAAGACAAAAATACCCATCATGGGTATGTACAAGTTTTACCGGATTAATCCATCTTCAGTTTCTCTTTTCCATTGTCGAGACAACTCTCAAAGGAAGAAAAATAAATCCCAAAACCTAATATGAGAATTCAATACCGAAAATATAGATATGAGAATCAAATAAACACATCAAGCAAGTAGTAGGTTCAGTTGAAATCAAATTGAATAACCTAAATCATCGTCAGCAGTATCAGTTCATGAAGAACAATTCAGAAATGAAAGAAAAGGTTGAGGAGAATCGATGCAGAAAACCAAATTTAAGATTTCATCTACTATTGGAAGGTTAGTTCAAATTAATCTATTGTTATCATTTAATTCGATAGGTTAAattattaatttcaattttttttacgatttcaaaaacctaattactTGATCTCATCTATATTATATCTGTTGTTGATCGATTGTTTTAGATCCAATCAAAAATTACTTtagatgttttgagttttgtatcAGAAACAGTGAGATTTCAATTCAAGACCGATATAGTTATCCTCATCGTTGAAGACAATGTCACTAGATTATCtggtttcattttgtttttttcgaTTATTTGGGAGAAAACTATGTTCGAATCCTTTTATTCCTTGCAGGTGTTTCTACTAAATTTAAGATTATGTTCCTAATCTAACCATATTTGTGTATAAATTTGATTGTGAATTCCTGATATATAACAATAACTTTGATTGTTAATTTTTAAGTTTTGTCAACTTTATTAGCCTGTCCTGTGAACTTAATTTAGGTTGAGTTGTGATTTGAATCTATGTTTTAATGAAATGTTGATCTTCCTTAAAGAATTCAGGTTGTCTTCCAGGTTTAAATCTTTCTGGTGTAGTGAAATAAAATGCTACTTAGATTTTAAGTTTAAATCAAAGTACTGGAATGTAATGCATTTGACTTTTGCCGCGCGTAGATTCATATACACAGGATCAGTTGACGTGACATTAGACATGGCGCAAGATCTCATCGGAGCTGCAGATCAGTATCTTTTGGCCGGGCTTAAGCGTCTTTGTGAATATGCAATTGCACAGGTGAGTCAGCAAGTTTAGTTTGAGAAATGGTATACATGAAGTGTGCTTTAAGAACATTAATTTGGATGATTTTTGCCGATATTTGTTTGTCAGGATGTAACTTTGGAAATGTCTCAACCTTGTACGAGCTATCGGAGAACTTCCATGTAATGTCATTGAGGGACATATGCATCCTTTTAATTCTGGAGCACTTCGAAAAAATTGAGTGAGAGGCCAGGGtatgctctctctctctccccctctcacacacacccacaaACACACACACATACACTATGTCAATTCAGTGACAAAAATTCTAGGATTAGACTAGCTAGAGCACTTTAGCGGTACAACTACTGCTGTGTAAGAAATACTTACCTAGACGCAAAAGTCGTCAAATTTTATCTGTTTTTCTAAAGGTTTATCACAATAATATTCAATGATGGTGTCTATCTAGAGAAGAATAGTGTTATTAAGCATGCTAACAATATGATACCTCttatattttcttggtattgtttatttattttaaataacAAAGAACAGAGTGCCAATTATAACTAGACGTGTTGCACCATTTCCTTCTCCCGCTTTCTCTTCCCTCTTAGCGTCTTCAATAGATTTTGGTTCCTAATACATGTGCTAAATTAAACTCTCGTCTGTTTGTACGTGCAGACATGCTCATCTCATCCAATGTATAATTCTAGAGATCCGCAACTACTTTACTAAAGCATTAGCTTACTCAGATTCTACTGAATTCCTGAAACGTCAATTCTAGTGTAGTATGTTTTAGAGAATGCATGTATgctattccttttttttttttacaatgacATTATATGGTATCTAATTATTTTTATCGTTTGTATACCGGAAAAACTTGATTGCTACAGTTTCACTATTGTGGATGTAAACACCACCTGGAGTGGAGCAAGCCGTGGATCATAAGGGAATACGTCCCCGTAGGGCCTCTATTGGTGTTTGCAAACCCGCCCTTCC
The nucleotide sequence above comes from Papaver somniferum cultivar HN1 chromosome 8, ASM357369v1, whole genome shotgun sequence. Encoded proteins:
- the LOC113306971 gene encoding ARM REPEAT PROTEIN INTERACTING WITH ABF2-like gives rise to the protein MKNNSEMKEKVEENRCRKPNLRFHLLLEGSVDVTLDMAQDLIGAADQYLLAGLKRLCEYAIAQDVTLEMSQPCTSYRRTSIHAHLIQFSLLWM